The nucleotide window AAAAGACAACAAGGGTTGAtcatatatttacagttgaggtcaaaagtttacatacactttgcagaatctgcaaaatgtgaattattttagcaaaataagagggatcttacaaaatgcatgctatttttgtttatttagtactgacctgaataagacatttagcataaaatacatttaaatttagtccacatgagaaaaaaaaattgttgaatttataaaaacaaccccaatcaaaagatttttaatactgttttgttacctgaatgattttttctttagtgatagttgttcatgagtcccttgttggtcctgaacagttaaattgtcAGCTgtaatccttcagatcccacaaattatttCACTGATTTCACCTTATGGagcgtcagtgagtgtttgaaccttctgtaatagttgcatatgagtccctcagttgtcctcagtgtgaaaagatgcagctcaaaatgatacagtcattgttggaaagggttaaaatacacaaaactgctgaaaaaacaaagaatttgtgggaactgaaggatttttctaaagaacagcaggcagtttaactgtttaactttaacttttgaatgggggcctttttttttgtaaattccaCAATTTTAaatctcttgtggactttatgtaaacgtcttttacgtgaaatatcttattcaggtcagtactaaataaaaaataacatgcatattgtaagattctcattttggtaaaataattaacagtttgcagattctgcaaggtgtatataaacatttgacctcaactgtatgcattactattttataattatttttagtatACATGCATTTGTTTTACTGTATTATGTATACAGACACCTCAGGAGGTCTGTTGTCATacctttattttctttctttttcttcttcatttGCTTCATTGATTGCAGGTCAATCTCAACATAGGTTGCATCAGAATGCCCCATTACGATgtctgcattaaaaaaaataataaatgggtgagaacttttctttttttctggttTAGTCTTTTTCTGTTTGTAGTTACtaagtttattttttagttaAAGCTGTTGATTGCCACTATTTCCATGTCCATGATCAAATTAAACCAATTAAGCCAAACTACATCTaatcacactttaatgtttcaaattTTAATTGAACAAAAATATCTTTGCAATTCATGTGTTTCTTAGTGAGACTGACCCGAGTGCAGAGGTGTTTGTCCACTCTTCTTCTTCTGATGTTCTGATGTCTGACTGATGTTTTGCAGTTGATGGTCAGAGGGAGACGGATATCCTCCACCTAAACACAGAGAAACTTcagaaatgattcacaaatggcTTTCCTGCCCTCAGTTTATGGCaggtatttatataaaattatctTTAACCACCATAAAATGCTTCCAAAGATCAGTATAGTTAAACTGTTAACTGTGTAAGGGCTATGTTGATTTGAAGAGATGGGATGAACCTTTGttgcgtttgcagcagagcagcagGACCAGTAAGAAAATAAGCAGAAATGCGACACTCAGTCCTGCAATCACTCCAATCAACAGAGTTTTTGAAAAATCTGATCCTGAAGATTCTGGTGCTTTAAAAGAAAAGGTCAGTATGTTAAATTAATTCAGTCTATCTCTCTCTTTTAGTGTGTTGGTTaaagtttctttcttttttttatacataAAGCAGATATAAAGACACTCACCTGATACGGTCAGGGTAACATCATCACTGGTGTGTGAGTATCGTGATCCTCGTGTTTCTCTTCCAGTACAGCTGTAATCACCTGTGTGAAATTCATTTACAGAACTGATTCGATATTCCTGAGACTGACTGacatgaatcactgaatcatctTTATTCCAGGTGTAGTTCCAGCTGCTGACATCTGTCTGCTGTATGTCACATATGAGAGTGACCGACTGTCCTCTGAACACACGTCCATCAGGATGAACACGCACTACAGCCTTGGGTCGTTCTGTGCGAAATAAACTGAAGTTAATTTAACCAACAACACGATACTGTTGATGGGTGACATTAATCTGCATATTATTATTGTAAACTTAAACTCagattgttttttaaaaacaGCGTTTACCTTCTACAGTTAGCATGACTATTTGGCCTTGTGTGGTCTTGTTTCGTACAGCACATGCATATTTTCCTCCATCAGAAACGCTCACATCTCTCATTGTTTTGGTTTCATCACCAGCATTTATTCTTGTGGAATCTTTGAACCAGATTATTGTCTGTCCAGTTGACTGTCCCACGTCACAGCTCAGAGTAACTGTGTCTCCAGTGAACACTGAACTCTGGGGATTTACAGTTAATTTGGGTTTGTctgtaaatatttcacaatacaatTTTGAGTTAATAAACAGTCTTCAGTCATCAACTATTGCTTCTTATAATTTCTGTTATTCATATTAAATGTTTCTTCATTGTGCCTTCATCTTATTTTCTTTGTCACTGAGTAATGTAATTATATGCCTGTTTATGCTCTTTTAACATAAGAGGTCTCATAAAGACAACACATGACGATGCAAATCCTGTGAGACATGGCTGCAGAAATTGGCTTAAAGAGCGGGTCATATGGGATTTttagaaaattatatttttatatattgtctccaaggccgtaaccagggtttgacAATTAGTGAGGTCCTAAGTAAGTCCTAACCGATCACATGTGATGATatgaagaaataaataaatcaccTTGAGTGTGTCCTGGGTGGGTGTTTGAAATCAGTACTAAAAACCAAAAAGAGACAGTTACATTGATTGATTAATTAACAGATTTTGTTGCTTCTAAATAGAATTATATGAATATCTTTcaaaacttttgaaaggaatTCCACAGCTCTTTTATAGAAGACAGCCTCAACATATTGCAAACTCGAATCAGTCAGAATCAGACGCAACTGATTTTTGACTAATCAGGGGTATAAACATGTAGTGCTGAAATTCTATTAGTTGTTAGAATATTCACAGATCATCAATCTCGTAAAACTGactgtgcagaccaaaccgtaaaccgtagagacttgaaacttgagGGATGGTATACTCAAACTGACGACAATGTTACCAAGGCTCACCCCATTCGGCCTGATGGTggcactacagcgatcaaaagtacagaaTAGCTTAAAACTCCTTAGCTTTACTCCTAAACCATCAGTTGCAGCCTCAAGTGACTAATGTCACTGGAATACTTGGCTTACCCAAACAAAACACGTTTCCGATTCAATCGTTAGCCTGCCGAAATTTTCGGGTATTTGGGATTTTTTtggaaacctacttttgcgaagtAGTCGACTCAACCTTCAAAAAGGGAAAAACGTTTGAAAGGAGCAGGACCACTTTTTGTAAAATGCCTAAAACTCCTGAAGataatgagatatctttgccaaacgcAGACTGATTACACAAaagctcaatctgaggttgcaGGACAAAAATGGCAGAGCTTGGACACttgtggcgctataagagggaaaaacataaaaatggctatacctacgcaaccatttgtcctataaACATAAAAATcgctgtgcacggtcttggtcaaAAGTGCCACAAATGTCTAAAAAAGTCTCAAATTTGCGTATCTTGAAAAAGCCTATGAAGTTTGATCACCTATAGACATAGAAAATGGAGGCCCATTGGAACGAAACTAGGTGGGCCTATTTAACTCACTGCCATCACGCTTTGGTCACTTCAACAGtgctctggactctctaggtcaggggtcttcaactaaaacggctcgaggtccagtaatgaaccctgttcaccagccgaggtccggacaattatatataaaaaaactatttatgttttttgcgagaccagaGTTTCTGCAGTATATTTtagcttaaattctagacatttaaataccttttaaagacctgaacaaaaaaaaataaaaataaataaataaataaataaataaataaataaataaaatgaataaataaataaataaaatgactgtaaaaagcatgatttacaattcagatgcaggtttcacaaaacaaaaaagatttcttaaattataaacttcacattccagccttcatgagtcaaaagtatcaatttgtatattattttaaacaattattgtcaatcaagtattatattaattaacataaacatattttactaacttaattgtttaaatttatataacacatgatcttgtcgatccatcagttcacatttacaactctacgtgtttgctgcCTAAAACTAGGACTGATTttcacattggtctttttgacaacagaagattgataggagctgattaaaaatggcagatcattctcttccagcaggaggcgctatcagagtggtacacaaagcagcaaatCATCGCAATTCTTtacttttagtccccacatttaagacaacctgaaatcataattaagactttcttaacccctaataatactgcagtcatcaatgaaaattaattattttaaacacagactttcaaaaacaacccttagccCACACGAAATACGTTCTTTTTAGtttttccccactgtgttcggcgcacaagagaaatattagggaagtaaattaatatcagcatattaagtatatttgtctatcattgtctctgagagaatgtgcacgttgctgtttttactttcactttcactttaacatattgcgtagctgaataacagtgaaagctaggctacatctgtctgtacacaatgcgccgatctctgttcTCATGACTGCATgtaagattgcacccaaacgctgaccctggtgtgcttgatataaatttatttattagaaattagcatttggcatttttttttatttaaatatgtcaaaagctttcacggtccgcatggacgcatcttgcggtccggatcCGCTCTAGGTCATTAATTACCAAAaacagggtcgtttagaaaaaaggcctgtccaaatttagccaaaatcctaaaaaaaaagaaaaaaaaaaaaatcctaaaaatgttAAACCGGGTGAGCACCTGTGACAGGTGACTCTAAACAAGAGTGCAAAGTTTTAAGAAGAtaggaccacagctggcactataacagtcaaaagttacaaaacataatatttctatggtaaattacctgtatttgcaaaaaaaaaaaaaaaaaaaaaaaaaaaagtattttttcatatgtgcttaaatcaATCCATCTATGTTCTTTCAGATCTATCAATAATGGAGGGAGTCAATAATGACCAGAGTTATGGAGGGTGAAAGAGGAAGTGTAGACAAGCTGTATGTGCATTTCTAAGAATATCTATGTGATGCTGTCATGATGCAACTGAAACAACAAAAGGAAGCTCATGACGCTGTATTGCAGATCTTATTTTGCTTGCTATCAGTGCTTCATATGGGAAGTGACATTATTGTGGTCAGTAGCGTCACCACATCACACTACAAGTAAAGACTAAATATGGATGCAGTAACTGCTAGTGAAGATCAACCAAAGAAAATAAACTTTCAAAAATGACTTAAACATGATAAATGATAAGCACAAGTGAGTATATTTCACTTTTACAAACAGATATCATAAACTACAAATGGATTTGATACTGTGATTATTAACAGcatgaacaaaaacacaaattaaatacATAAGATGATGAAATATAGATGAACTGATTCACTAcagtattataaataaataaatatacatatataatataaataagaaATTAATGCATAAATGAGAAAATTATACTCACAGAACATTAGAGGAAGTAGACTGAACTCCATACTGATCTATTAATGACATGCGGTCAAACACACAGGCTGCTTTATAGACTCAACACTTCCTGTACAAACACATAAAGAAGAAAATACACAACCATAAATTGTCATCCTGTCTTTTGTGGTCATTTTTGAGAATATGGAAGATTCTTCATGAACAGATGatttaaattagtttattttcTTACAGAATTGAATAATCTTAAACACAAACAAAGTATGATTTGACCAAAACATGATTATTGCTTTTTATACTTTATGATCAATAGGCAAAACTGATCATACAAAGCTCTTTTAGACATGTTCATACATACTGATGATTTGTTTAGAAGGGATCAGACATTATTTCACTGGAACTGCTAAAAAAGAGGCTTTGCAGATTGTTTTAAACCTAAACATTATGAGTTATCGTCAGACTGGTCAAATAAGGTTTTGCTCAATGTTGACTGTCTCAGAGCCTGAGAAAAGGGAAGTGTGAAGacataaatgttacaaaaatttctGGGTAATTTCGCAATGTACTGTTTAAGGGTAATTGAATCTTATCTGGTTCCTGGACACATTAACCATttcatacataaaatatatatgtgtgaTATCATTCAGTTTTAAAATCAATACTGGGTGTTTCAGTCTCATGAAAATGCAAGGGTGGTTGTAGGATTGCACAATGGCTAAagcaatattattaaaatttaaataaattactatCCACTGCTAATACCAACAATGGATATGAGTGCAATTATAGAACAGCTATATGGGAAAGCATTGCTATTGTGTGACTATATTGTACTGCAACATCCTCAGGAATTCCGAATGGAAGATGGGTTTGGGACACAAGAGCAAAGTCTTTGCAATTTGACTCTAAAACAGTAAGTATTCTGACCGTCAAAACCATGACATAAATCTTATTTTGGTTTGATTGAGTCTGAATGTGATAAAACCACAGAGCAGCAGTGGAAAAGATGTCAAAGTACAATTGACAAACATTTTTCCACTTTCGTGGGTTGATGTGGGTGGGCCTTAAATAGAGAAATGACGTGCTAATTTCTAAAATTACAACCTGGATGTAACAAGATAAAACATTTCTTCTTAATTTGGTCATATTAGATGAGGTCATgttggggtaatgcattacaagtaatgcaggttacataataatattacttttccaTATAACTAaaaaaagtaacgcattactttttaattaacaagaaaatatctttatttatttttttaataagtaacgttactttccccctcatttattgattaaaagctctcctgtccccatgtggagagaaattgtgagtaagattttagttaagttctagaataaatgtgaacatgcaaaaaaaaaaaaatatctcactcactattcctcaaaatgaataaaaacaatgaaattcaatgcaaacctgcaataattaaatgttaaatacaaatatccattatgtatttaatcccattttattaactgacgtctttgctgctgaccttcgatgatccaattcatccatactaataagcaaaaataactcaagataatctaacatttgttctcctttttttattgccgaagagtttacattttttcttctgcggtctactgtacagacatcaatttacttttctctaagcctgaggcttttgaagTGAAAAGGCTTTTCCATttaccaaaaatataactttttgtattaaaaaaacaaaagcaagccctgcccagatttacgcaaaagtaacataacacattactttccataaaaagtaactataacgtaattagttacttttttagggagtaactcgatattgtaatgcatgacttttaaaagtaactttccccaacactggtcattTTTTAGCATCTGttgactaaattaaatcaacatttcattgcatttaaagtagcttttgccctaggtgcacttgcgcatagtttttcaggtaggttTTTTGAAAGACGATGGACACATCTTGGAGATGTtgacacagttcttctggatttaggcTGTTTCAGTTTGCTGTTTCTTCATGcaattccagacagactggatgatgatgagatcagatctctatgtggagcactggctgttgtcagactccttgtgcaaagaAAATTCTCACTGGATTGttacaattaatgacaaaattactGTTTGGAAACGTAAACTGGCatttactgacacactacagcaacagcaacagcaaaaaaaaaaaaaaaaaaaaaaaaagaaaaaaaaaaaaaaaaaactgacctaaaaccattttagctggtgACAGTATTAGTTTATAATCAGTGTTTAATTTGATACTAATAAAACAGTAGTGTATAGGAAATAATACATTTGCATTTCCCTTACAACCTTTAAGTTACCTACGATATTAGTAAAGAAATGATCTGCTTCCATTTATGTTAGCCTAACAAACGCTTACACAACCAATAAATTAAGTCGCTTTACTTGTCCGTTTATACAAAAATCTGACTAAAACCTCCTTTGTAGTGACCTATGCGATCAGGCTCTGAGTTTGAGACTTAACTGGGTGTTTTGTATCAATAAAACAGCGAAACGTGGTAAGCAGCAGTGACCGGAGATGAAGGACAGACAGATGTGTCGTGTGCTTCAAGCTGACCAAAACAACATCTGAATAAAACACTCCACAAGTCCCTCACTGATATTTTTTGCATTAAAGACATTGTCAAAGTCTTCGCTAAAAACACGGTTGACTAAATGAAATATGCACCATAGTTAATACACAAAATTACATGAAATATACACGGAACCGTGTCCATTACCGCGCACTAGCCGTGGATTTGATCTGACGGTGTAAAAATAAATGCTCACTTGTAGCACTCTTTAGTCTGTAAATAAATTTTAGTACCTCTACTCGAGGTATACGTTGTTTTTACTTCACTAAACTATTTTACAACTCCAATTTTACTCAAAATACAAGAGGAGAAAACACAAGCTCCGGTCGCTCATAGAGAAGCACAGGCGCTGAACATAGCAGTTGAGTCTACATGGTTCTCATGCTGTGGTTAAATGCGCAGCGCCGCCCAGCAGCGAATTATTGTTCATCAGTTTGTGTTCGACTCCAGATTTGTTCAGAGAGAGATCATGGCAGAAACCGCTCCAGCAGCCGCCGCGACCAAAGCGGCCAAGAAGAAATCAGCTGTTAAACGCAAGACTGCGGGCCCAAGCGTCGGCGAGCTCATCGTCAAGGCTGTGTCCGCATCTAAGGAGAGGAGCGGCGTGTCTCTCGCTGCCCTGAAGAAAGCGCTCGCTGCCGGTGGCTATGATGTGGAGAAGAACAACTCCCGCGTCAAGATCGCCGTTAAGAGTTTGGTGACTAAAGGCACTCTGGTCCAGACCAAAGGAACCGGCGCCTCCGGCTCGTTCAAGCTCAACAAGAAACAAGCCGAGACCAAGGCAAAACCCGCCAAGAAAGCCGCTCCTAAAGCCAAGAAGCCCGCAGCCAAGAAACCTGCCGCCGCTAAGAAACCCAAAACCGCAGCAGCGAAGAAGACCGTCGCTAAAAAATCTCCGAAGAAGGTTAAGAAACCCGCTGTTAAAAAGGCAACGAAGAGCCCTAAAAAAGCAAAGAAACCAGCGACTCCCAAGAAAGCAGCCAAGAGCCCCAAAAAGGCTAAAGCAACCAAGAGCCCTAAAAAGGCCAAGGCAGCGAAACCCAAAACGGCGAAACCAAAAGCCGCCAAGCCTAAAAAGACCGCAGCCAAAAAGaaataactctttttttttttttttttgcgtgtttgATCAAaacggctcttttaagagccacccacCAATTCACAGGAAAGAGCATTTCTTTGGTTATCTGCTGAGGAAAAATAATGGC belongs to Garra rufa chromosome 3, GarRuf1.0, whole genome shotgun sequence and includes:
- the LOC141331694 gene encoding B-cell receptor CD22-like, with the protein product MEFSLLPLMFLLISNTHPGHTQDKPKLTVNPQSSVFTGDTVTLSCDVGQSTGQTIIWFKDSTRINAGDETKTMRDVSVSDGGKYACAVRNKTTQGQIVMLTVEERPKAVVRVHPDGRVFRGQSVTLICDIQQTDVSSWNYTWNKDDSVIHVSQSQEYRISSVNEFHTGDYSCTGRETRGSRYSHTSDDVTLTVSESSGSDFSKTLLIGVIAGLSVAFLLIFLLVLLLCCKRNKGSSHLFKST
- the LOC141331427 gene encoding histone H1.4-like, with amino-acid sequence MAETAPAAAATKAAKKKSAVKRKTAGPSVGELIVKAVSASKERSGVSLAALKKALAAGGYDVEKNNSRVKIAVKSLVTKGTLVQTKGTGASGSFKLNKKQAETKAKPAKKAAPKAKKPAAKKPAAAKKPKTAAAKKTVAKKSPKKVKKPAVKKATKSPKKAKKPATPKKAAKSPKKAKATKSPKKAKAAKPKTAKPKAAKPKKTAAKKK